One stretch of Periplaneta americana isolate PAMFEO1 chromosome 1, P.americana_PAMFEO1_priV1, whole genome shotgun sequence DNA includes these proteins:
- the Manf gene encoding mesencephalic astrocyte-derived neurotrophic factor homolog produces the protein MKTVTLYSTVAGVLVFAGFIQGLRKEDCEVCITVVEKFASTLTSDIKSNPKKIEDEFRKFCKTSKNKENRFCYYLGGLEDSATGILGELSKPLSWSMPADKVCEKLKKKDSQICDLRYDKTIDLRTVDLKKLKVRDLRKILSDWDETCEGCIEKPDFIARIEELKPQYMSHQEL, from the exons ATGAAGACCGTAACATTATATTCAACTGTTGCTGGAGTTTTGGTGTTTGCAGGTTTTATACAAGGACTTAGGAAGGAAGACTGTGAAG tgtgcATCACTGTGGTAGAGAAATTCGCGAGCACGCTGACTTCAGACATAAAGTCGAACCCTAAGAAAATAGAAGATGAGTTCAGAAAATTTTGCAAGACTTCaaagaacaaggagaacagaTTT TGCTATTATCTGGGTGGACTTGAAGATTCCGCCACAGGTATTCTTGGAGAACTTTCGAAGCCCCTTTCTTGGTCCATGCCTGCCGACAAAGTGTGTGAAAAACTGAAAAAGAAAGACTCTCAAATATGTGACTTGCGCTATG ATAAAACAATCGATCTCCGAACTGTTGACCTCAAGAAGCTGAAGGTGCGAGACCTGCGGAAGATCCTCAGTGACTGGGATGAAACATGTGAGGGGTGCATAGAGAAGCCAGACTTTATTGCCAGGATAGAGGAGCTGAAACCGCAGTACATGTCACACCAAGAACTCTAG